Proteins from a genomic interval of Treponema succinifaciens DSM 2489:
- a CDS encoding Lrp/AsnC family transcriptional regulator, which translates to MDSTEEILNLLRDNARISVEDISAMTKKSVEEVKSIIQQLENDGVIMKYAAIINPEKDSKAKEKVCAEIEIQVTPEREHGFDGIADRIYRFPQVKSLYLMSGGYDLKVIIEGETLQEVALFVARKLSTLQGVRSTKTHFILKTYKENDIVYIEENSDSREGAMA; encoded by the coding sequence ATGGACAGCACAGAAGAAATTTTAAATTTGCTGCGTGACAATGCGCGTATTTCTGTAGAAGATATTTCCGCGATGACAAAGAAATCAGTTGAAGAAGTCAAGTCGATTATCCAGCAGCTTGAAAATGACGGCGTTATTATGAAGTATGCCGCAATTATAAATCCTGAAAAAGATTCCAAGGCAAAAGAAAAAGTCTGTGCGGAAATAGAAATTCAAGTTACGCCAGAACGCGAGCATGGATTTGACGGAATCGCCGACAGAATTTACAGGTTTCCGCAAGTAAAATCCCTTTATCTTATGAGCGGCGGCTATGATTTAAAAGTAATAATTGAAGGTGAAACTTTGCAGGAAGTGGCGCTTTTTGTTGCAAGAAAACTTTCTACGCTTCAAGGTGTGCGCTCCACAAAAACCCATTTTATTTTAAAGACTTACAAAGAAAATGACATTGTTTATATAGAAGAAAATTCCGACAGCCGGGAAGGAGCAATGGCTTAA
- a CDS encoding pyridoxal phosphate-dependent aminotransferase yields the protein MNTREDKFSSSMVQTPPSGIRKFFEMLIGHDDVISLSVGEPDFPTPWCIREEAFYHLEKGHTSYTSNWGLLELREEISKYMQKYNMHYNPQKEILITVGASEGVDASLRAILNPGDEIIVCQPCYVNYVPLARLCEVNVVPIDTSVNGFYPTAEQIEKAVTPKTKAVMICSPNNPTGTMIPKDELEKIAEIVKKHQLWVISDEIYCELAYDGSEHVSIGSFPEMKDYTIILNGFSKSFAMTGWRIGYIAAPAELLAQIVKLHGYNTICAPIFSQYAATEGLRNGWSEVEKMRVSYQQRRNLMYKAFCDMGLSVPEPSGAFYMFPDISSTGLSSEEFATKLFQKHNVAVVPGSVFGAGGEGHIRCCYATAIDKIKVALDRIADFVQECRKN from the coding sequence ATGAATACAAGAGAAGACAAATTCAGTTCATCAATGGTGCAGACTCCTCCAAGCGGAATTCGAAAATTTTTTGAAATGTTGATTGGACACGATGATGTGATTTCGCTTTCTGTTGGAGAGCCTGATTTTCCGACTCCATGGTGTATTCGCGAGGAAGCTTTTTATCATCTTGAAAAGGGACATACAAGCTACACTTCAAACTGGGGCTTGCTTGAGCTGCGTGAAGAAATTTCAAAATATATGCAGAAATACAATATGCATTATAATCCGCAGAAGGAAATTCTTATAACAGTTGGAGCAAGCGAAGGCGTTGATGCTTCTTTGCGTGCTATTCTTAATCCTGGAGATGAAATTATTGTCTGCCAGCCTTGCTACGTAAATTATGTTCCTTTGGCGCGTCTTTGTGAAGTCAATGTTGTTCCAATTGATACAAGCGTGAATGGATTTTATCCGACAGCAGAGCAAATTGAAAAAGCAGTTACTCCAAAAACAAAAGCAGTTATGATTTGTTCCCCGAACAATCCGACTGGAACTATGATTCCAAAAGATGAACTTGAAAAAATTGCGGAAATTGTAAAAAAACATCAGCTTTGGGTTATAAGCGATGAAATTTACTGCGAGCTTGCTTATGACGGCTCAGAACACGTTTCAATCGGCTCTTTCCCTGAAATGAAAGACTACACGATTATTCTTAACGGATTTTCAAAATCTTTTGCAATGACAGGCTGGCGAATCGGATATATTGCGGCTCCTGCGGAACTTCTTGCTCAGATTGTAAAGCTCCACGGATACAATACAATTTGCGCCCCGATTTTCAGTCAGTATGCGGCTACGGAAGGTTTACGCAACGGCTGGTCTGAAGTTGAAAAAATGCGTGTAAGCTATCAGCAGCGAAGAAATTTGATGTACAAGGCGTTTTGTGATATGGGACTTTCTGTTCCTGAGCCTTCCGGAGCTTTTTATATGTTCCCGGACATTTCGTCAACAGGACTTTCAAGTGAAGAATTTGCTACAAAGCTTTTTCAAAAGCATAATGTCGCTGTTGTTCCGGGAAGCGTTTTTGGCGCAGGAGGAGAAGGGCACATAAGATGCTGCTATGCAACCGCTATTGATAAAATTAAAGTTGCTTTGGATAGAATTGCAGATTTTGTTCAGGAATGCCGAAAAAATTAA